A single genomic interval of Daucus carota subsp. sativus chromosome 1, DH1 v3.0, whole genome shotgun sequence harbors:
- the LOC108198373 gene encoding B3 domain-containing transcription factor VRN1-like: MMPGKPNRFFKIILTNVGSHTKLQLPREFLRIFSKNLKDSIMLNVPGGLEWPVDLERQKAKVWLQNGWPKFADCYSISFGYLLVFEYMGDSKFQVFIFDPSSLEIDYPLASNDKPDAVKSAQVKRRLIDIDESETSDNSSSSDDSSSSDYAVRYCKKKKAKSTSSEESANLGLEKAPTEVQKDRATAVANAFKSKNPFFVHAMKASHIVGGGWPNVYIPKTFKDAYKKWQSNEKLILDVEGNSWIVSCNLNLNCRQCRISRGWTIFARENSLVVGDVCVFELINRSSKRFKVFISRAAKETNDEGNKRLARVRSEAERARVLESVEAYKPNRPFFTVKVHRCYLYGGSMTVPMDFINKYITRGSCSIDLQLPDGKVWSVKCYIRDKCAKFSAGWKNFSIENKLAAGDICGFELVNKSLLKVAIFRVG, encoded by the exons ATGATGCCGGGGAAGCCAAACCGCTTTTTTAAGATTATACTCACGAATGTTGGTTCTCATACTAAACTT CAACTTCCCAGAGAGTTTTTAAGGATTTTCAGCAAGAACCTCAAGGATAGTATAATGTTGAATGTGCCAGGAGGTTTGGAGTGGCCAGTTGATTTAGAAAGACAGAAAGCAAAGGTTTGGCTGCAAAATGGTTGGCCCAAATTCGCAGACTGTTATTCCATATCTTTTGGTTATCTGTTAGTTTTCGAATACATGGGAGATTCCAAATTTCAAGTATTTATATTTGACCCGAGTTCCTTAGAGATAGACTATCCGTTAGCTAGCAATGACAAACCTGATGCTGTTAAATCTGCTCAAGTGAAGAGAAGACTAATTGATATTGATGAATCTGAAACTTCTGATAACTCTAGTAGTTCGGATGATTCCAGTAGTTCTGATTATGCAGTTAGgtattgtaagaagaagaaagcTAAATCTACTAGCTCAGAAGAATCAGCAAATTTGGGACTAGAGAAAG CGCCAACTGAAGTGCAGAAAGATAGAGCAACTGCCGTGGCTAAtgcttttaaatcaaagaacCCGTTTTTCGTTCATGCTATGAAAGCATCGCACATTGTAGGTGGAGGATGGCCTAATGTG TATATACCAAAGACTTTCAAAGATGCCTATAAAAAGTGGCAGAGCAATGAGAAACTTATCCTAGACGTCGAAGGAAACTCTTGGATTGTTTCCtgtaatttgaatttgaacTGCCGCCAGTGTAGAATCAGTCGTGGATGGACTATATTTGCACGGGAAAATTCACTGGTTGTAGGTGATGTTTGTGTCTTTGAGCTTATCAACCGCTCTAGCAAAAGGTTCAAGGTCTTCATATCTCGAGCTGCAAAAGAAACAAACG ATGAAGGAAATAAAAGATTGGCTAGGGTACGAAGTGAAGCTGAGAGAGCTAGAGTGCTTGAATCAGTTGAAGCTTACAAACCAAACCGCCCCTTCTTCACAGTCAAGGTTCACAGATGTTACTTGTATGGTGGATCCATG ACTGTGCCAATGGATTTTATAAACAAATACATAACCAGGGGCAGTTGCAGCATTGACCTTCAACTTCCAGATGGAAAAGTTTGGTCAGTTAAGTGCTACATCCGCGACAAGTGCGCCAAATTCAGTGCTGGTTGGAAGAACTTTTCAATAGAAAATAAGTTGGCTGCAGGAGACATTTGTGGGTTTGAGCTGGTTAACAAAAGTTTGTTGAAGGTTGCCATTTTTCGCGTTGGATAA